A genomic segment from Heyndrickxia acidicola encodes:
- a CDS encoding fatty acid desaturase — MKNKKIELREKVKPFEKAIDKRAYKQILNTFLPFLVLWILAYEGLKVSFWLSLPISIINAGFLVRIFIIFHDCTHQSFFKSHKANKILGTICGIFTHFPFEKWKREHSIHHATSGNLDKRGIGDIWMMTVDEFKTASRWTRFAYRLYRNPFVMFVLGPLFLFLIENRFNNKTVKRKERLNTYLINFSLVVIYLILIFTVGWKALICIQVPILFLSGMLGIWLFYVQHQFEDSYFEEQSKWDYVKSAVEGSSFYKLPRILQWLTGNIGYHHVHHLSPRVPNYSLEQAHNSTPPLHHVTTITLLTSLKCLRFHLFNEKDKSFISFKQFKSMTEN; from the coding sequence ATGAAAAATAAAAAAATTGAATTAAGAGAAAAAGTTAAGCCTTTTGAAAAGGCTATTGATAAAAGAGCTTATAAACAAATTTTAAATACATTTTTGCCTTTCCTTGTTTTATGGATTCTTGCTTATGAGGGTTTAAAGGTTTCATTTTGGCTTTCTTTGCCTATTTCGATTATCAATGCGGGGTTTTTGGTCCGAATATTTATTATTTTTCATGATTGCACCCATCAGTCTTTCTTCAAAAGTCACAAGGCCAATAAAATTTTGGGAACCATTTGCGGTATTTTCACTCATTTCCCTTTTGAAAAGTGGAAACGGGAACATTCGATTCATCATGCAACCAGTGGCAATTTAGACAAAAGAGGCATCGGAGATATATGGATGATGACGGTGGATGAATTTAAAACAGCATCCCGTTGGACTCGGTTTGCTTATCGGTTGTACCGCAATCCTTTTGTTATGTTTGTTTTAGGACCTTTATTTTTATTTCTAATCGAAAATCGTTTCAACAATAAGACTGTCAAAAGAAAAGAACGCCTTAATACTTACTTGATTAATTTTTCTTTGGTTGTTATTTATCTGATTTTGATTTTTACTGTGGGTTGGAAAGCGTTGATTTGTATCCAAGTTCCCATTTTATTCTTATCAGGTATGCTCGGTATTTGGCTTTTTTATGTCCAACATCAATTTGAAGATTCTTATTTCGAAGAACAAAGCAAATGGGATTATGTAAAGTCTGCTGTCGAAGGAAGCTCTTTTTACAAACTTCCCCGAATCCTTCAATGGCTGACAGGTAACATAGGTTATCATCATGTTCATCACTTGTCCCCAAGAGTACCTAATTACTCTTTAGAACAAGCACATAATTCAACACCTCCCCTTCATCATGTTACAACAATTACATTGCTTACAAGTTTGAAATGTCTTCGATTTCACTTGTTCAACGAAAAAGATAAATCGTTTATAAGTTTTAAACAATTCAAATCTATGACCGAAAATTAA
- the cspC gene encoding cold shock protein CspC has product MEQGTVKWFNSEKGFGFIERENGDDVFVHFSAIQSEGFKSLDEGQKVTFDVEQGARGAQAANVQKA; this is encoded by the coding sequence ATGGAACAAGGTACAGTTAAATGGTTTAATTCAGAAAAAGGTTTTGGATTTATCGAACGTGAAAATGGAGACGATGTATTCGTTCACTTCTCTGCTATCCAAAGTGAAGGTTTCAAATCTTTAGATGAAGGTCAAAAAGTAACATTTGACGTTGAGCAAGGTGCTCGTGGAGCTCAAGCTGCTAACGTTCAAAAAGCTTAA
- a CDS encoding helix-turn-helix domain-containing protein, giving the protein MFAQRMRELRKTFHLTQQDVADHLGKAKSTVAGYEKGVRRPKLDDLNKLADLFNTSTDYILGITDDKAPNRPTKDLAKILRESDYHYNGQFVSNDDLEFLLRYLDRVIDTNKPTIVIKND; this is encoded by the coding sequence ATGTTTGCTCAAAGAATGAGGGAACTAAGAAAAACATTTCATCTAACCCAACAAGATGTAGCAGATCATTTAGGTAAGGCTAAATCAACAGTTGCTGGTTATGAAAAAGGTGTTCGTAGACCCAAATTAGATGATTTAAACAAATTAGCTGATTTATTTAATACTTCTACTGATTACATATTAGGAATTACCGATGATAAAGCACCAAATAGACCTACTAAAGATTTAGCAAAAATACTAAGGGAATCTGATTATCATTATAATGGTCAATTTGTTTCAAATGATGATTTAGAATTTCTTTTAAGATATTTAGATAGAGTAATAGATACTAATAAACCAACGATTGTAATAAAAAATGACTGA
- a CDS encoding ATP-dependent DNA ligase, giving the protein MYISPMLLHKVDEPFNDDEWITELKLDGIRLILSKFNNKVRLYTRHKNEVTSKFPELLDINIPDGTVIDGEIIVSGDNGKPDFEAMMERFQSKKALYPIQFCVFDVVYYKGQKVSSLSLIERKQLLSKFLPQSDNVILVQWIEGNAEAYFNLVQQQDLEGIVMKRKDSKYQIDERSKDWLKVINYKYADVFITGLRKNEFGMLLSIEYDNQIEYAGLMEFMNPKDKATFYRVHKELIIGENKNFFYIKPQIKCRVKFRNYTKKGLLRIPSFVEYIS; this is encoded by the coding sequence ATGTATATTTCACCAATGTTATTGCATAAAGTGGATGAACCATTTAATGATGATGAATGGATCACAGAATTAAAATTAGATGGTATTCGTTTAATTTTATCTAAATTCAATAACAAGGTCCGATTATATACACGGCATAAAAATGAGGTCACTTCAAAGTTTCCGGAACTTCTTGATATCAATATACCAGATGGAACCGTGATAGATGGAGAAATTATAGTATCAGGAGATAATGGAAAACCTGATTTTGAAGCTATGATGGAACGATTTCAGAGTAAAAAGGCCTTATATCCTATACAATTTTGTGTTTTTGATGTAGTTTATTATAAAGGTCAAAAGGTTTCTTCATTGTCTTTAATAGAACGAAAACAGCTATTGAGTAAATTCTTGCCACAATCTGATAATGTGATACTTGTTCAGTGGATAGAAGGAAACGCCGAAGCATACTTCAATTTGGTTCAACAGCAGGATTTAGAGGGAATCGTTATGAAACGAAAAGATTCTAAATACCAAATTGATGAAAGATCGAAGGATTGGCTGAAGGTTATTAATTATAAATATGCTGATGTTTTCATTACCGGGCTAAGAAAAAATGAATTTGGTATGTTGCTAAGTATCGAATATGACAATCAAATAGAATATGCCGGGCTAATGGAATTCATGAATCCAAAGGATAAAGCAACATTTTATAGAGTTCATAAGGAACTAATCATAGGTGAAAATAAAAATTTCTTCTATATAAAACCTCAAATAAAATGCCGGGTTAAATTTAGAAACTATACAAAGAAGGGGCTATTAAGAATTCCTTCATTTGTTGAATATATCTCATAA
- a CDS encoding site-specific integrase: MEYVEPIRDVKRLDSMKKVLRNQSKRDYLLFVMGINTGLRISDLLKMKVSDVIDSDGNIKRLKLKETKTGKSRSIPYADNVKKAIKEYLKEYNPMPHDYLFKSRKGFNSPIDRKTAWRILKEAAETVGITEAIGTHSLRKTFGYHAYKSGTDITLLQEILNHSAPSITLRYIGITQDDMDNVILNLNL; the protein is encoded by the coding sequence ATGGAATATGTTGAACCGATTCGGGATGTAAAACGATTAGATTCCATGAAAAAAGTTTTGCGTAACCAATCGAAAAGAGATTATTTATTATTTGTCATGGGGATTAATACTGGACTGCGAATTTCTGATCTTTTGAAAATGAAAGTATCTGATGTTATCGATTCAGATGGTAATATTAAACGATTGAAATTGAAAGAAACGAAAACAGGAAAAAGCCGATCTATTCCATATGCAGACAATGTAAAAAAAGCCATTAAAGAATATTTAAAAGAATATAACCCTATGCCACATGATTATCTCTTTAAATCCAGAAAAGGGTTCAATTCACCAATCGACCGGAAAACTGCATGGAGGATATTAAAAGAAGCTGCCGAAACTGTGGGTATTACAGAAGCCATTGGAACTCACTCATTGAGGAAAACATTCGGTTATCATGCTTATAAATCCGGAACCGATATAACATTACTACAAGAAATCCTGAACCATTCCGCCCCGAGCATAACTTTACGGTACATAGGAATTACGCAAGATGATATGGACAATGTAATTTTGAACTTGAATTTATAG
- a CDS encoding DUF3908 family protein — protein sequence MGLTYKEFIDDIESRQFQGAYRTYKQMIKKVNELFSEDDLLFFYPQNLFNHNQKNFIFITNFGVLTVNQDGDNTHFDIFNSKIASMQLKYPQYAQYGLTLTVSFEIGTNIVFDSMEDSNEDWNENYANSIKELYQVLNKNNV from the coding sequence GTGGGATTGACTTATAAGGAATTTATTGATGATATCGAAAGTAGGCAGTTTCAAGGTGCTTATCGCACTTATAAGCAAATGATTAAAAAGGTCAACGAACTATTTAGCGAAGATGATTTATTGTTTTTCTATCCGCAAAACCTTTTTAACCATAACCAAAAGAATTTTATATTTATTACTAATTTTGGAGTATTAACTGTAAATCAAGATGGTGATAATACCCATTTTGATATATTTAACTCCAAGATAGCATCCATGCAACTTAAATATCCACAATATGCCCAATACGGTTTAACGCTAACGGTTTCGTTTGAGATTGGGACTAACATTGTTTTTGATAGCATGGAAGATTCAAATGAAGATTGGAATGAAAACTATGCTAATTCCATTAAAGAACTTTATCAAGTATTAAATAAAAATAATGTTTAA
- a CDS encoding ArdC family protein, translating into MSNVNIYEMVTNQIIEKLEQGIIPWRKPWVNGGAVSWKTQKPYRGINTMLLMEGEYATFKQIKETGGEVKKGEKGNIVVFWKWIEKENESGKIEKIPFLRYYKVFEINSQCEGLESKKKAKTFEHDPIQKCEEIYKGYINSPSYSFYPQGAWYKPSEDHINVPPMKDFMKAEEFYSTLFHEMVHSTGHKGRLNRDGITSATAHFGSEDYSKEELVAEMGSSMLCGVAGIQQRTIENSAAYIKSWLRALEDDKTLLVKAGAQAQKATDYILGIKFEGE; encoded by the coding sequence ATGTCAAACGTAAATATATATGAAATGGTCACTAATCAAATTATAGAGAAGTTAGAACAAGGGATTATTCCTTGGAGAAAGCCGTGGGTTAATGGTGGGGCGGTATCATGGAAAACTCAAAAACCTTATCGTGGTATTAACACCATGCTGTTAATGGAAGGCGAATATGCTACATTCAAACAGATCAAGGAAACCGGGGGGGAAGTAAAAAAAGGGGAAAAAGGAAACATCGTGGTTTTCTGGAAATGGATTGAGAAAGAAAATGAAAGTGGAAAAATCGAAAAGATCCCTTTTCTAAGATATTACAAAGTGTTTGAAATTAATAGTCAATGTGAAGGGCTTGAAAGTAAAAAAAAAGCTAAAACATTCGAGCATGATCCAATCCAAAAATGTGAGGAAATTTATAAAGGATATATCAATTCTCCATCTTATTCTTTTTATCCTCAAGGTGCTTGGTACAAGCCCAGTGAAGATCATATCAATGTACCACCTATGAAAGATTTCATGAAAGCAGAAGAATTTTATTCAACTCTTTTTCATGAAATGGTACACAGTACAGGTCATAAAGGAAGATTAAATCGGGATGGAATTACATCTGCTACTGCTCATTTCGGTTCAGAAGATTATTCAAAAGAGGAACTTGTTGCTGAAATGGGTTCATCGATGTTATGCGGTGTCGCTGGTATTCAACAGAGAACGATAGAAAATTCAGCAGCATATATAAAGTCATGGTTAAGGGCTTTAGAAGATGATAAGACATTATTGGTGAAAGCAGGAGCACAGGCTCAAAAAGCTACTGATTATATTCTAGGAATCAAGTTTGAAGGGGAATAA
- a CDS encoding helix-turn-helix domain-containing protein: MTKNIRSLFGQRVRQIRLSKNNMSQEKLAFECDLHRTYISDIERGTRNVSLDNIEKISKALEVEPKDLFDFTTID; encoded by the coding sequence ATGACTAAGAATATTAGATCGTTATTTGGTCAAAGAGTTCGTCAAATACGATTGTCAAAAAACAATATGTCACAAGAAAAGTTAGCTTTTGAATGTGACCTACACAGAACCTACATATCTGATATTGAACGAGGAACAAGAAATGTTTCTTTAGACAATATCGAGAAAATTTCTAAAGCCTTAGAAGTAGAACCAAAGGACTTATTTGATTTTACTACAATCGACTAA
- a CDS encoding DNA-methyltransferase, giving the protein MKLRFFTVFDIVKNKAGQLGHTEEEMYAYLKKEKINKKNLLAYQDSGIIPTDEKVLNGILNYLDMSKVELELKLGRIPAGFEDVFLNNTKEIAKILEERNSVQQEEQNPIPEIQPYYSSDLGKLYNGDCLELFKLVPNESVDTVFADPPFNLDKEYDEGVSDKNSFSGYLDWYFKWIDECIRVLKPGGSLFIYNIPKWNTYLSEYLSRKLNFRNSITVDMKFGLPIQNRLYPANYSLLYYVKGDKPKTFNVQRIPLQTCPHCGREIKDYGGYKNKMNPNGVTLSDVWSDIYPVRHSSSKNRKFNELSVKLLDRVISMSTNEGDVVLDPFGGSGTTFAVSELLDRKWIGFELGNCEIIKDRLEKKEKDRKLFEKVYEEKNKLFPDKVKELRKKNGLWIDDDFRSDSETEQETNKKANKRSGKINYDQIQLTLK; this is encoded by the coding sequence ATGAAATTGCGTTTTTTTACTGTTTTTGACATTGTTAAAAATAAAGCTGGTCAGTTAGGGCATACAGAAGAAGAAATGTATGCTTATTTAAAGAAAGAGAAAATAAATAAAAAGAATTTACTTGCGTATCAAGATAGTGGAATTATTCCTACTGATGAAAAGGTATTGAATGGAATACTTAACTACCTTGATATGTCTAAAGTGGAATTAGAATTGAAGTTGGGTAGAATACCCGCGGGTTTTGAGGATGTTTTCTTAAATAACACCAAAGAAATAGCTAAAATTCTTGAAGAAAGAAATAGCGTTCAGCAAGAAGAACAAAACCCTATTCCTGAAATTCAGCCTTATTATTCTTCTGATTTAGGTAAGCTATACAATGGGGATTGTTTGGAACTCTTTAAATTAGTTCCTAATGAAAGTGTGGACACCGTCTTTGCTGATCCACCGTTCAACTTAGACAAAGAGTATGATGAGGGTGTAAGTGATAAAAATTCCTTCAGTGGATATTTAGACTGGTATTTTAAGTGGATTGATGAATGTATTAGGGTTTTAAAACCGGGCGGTTCATTATTCATTTATAATATCCCTAAATGGAACACTTACCTCTCTGAGTACCTTAGCAGAAAATTAAATTTTAGAAACTCGATAACGGTTGATATGAAATTTGGACTTCCAATTCAGAACAGACTTTATCCAGCTAATTACAGTCTTTTGTATTATGTAAAAGGGGACAAGCCTAAGACATTTAATGTTCAAAGAATACCGCTTCAAACTTGCCCACATTGTGGAAGGGAAATAAAAGACTATGGTGGATATAAAAACAAAATGAATCCTAATGGTGTAACTCTTTCTGACGTTTGGTCAGATATTTACCCTGTTAGACATAGCAGTTCTAAAAACAGAAAGTTTAATGAACTATCTGTTAAATTGCTTGATCGTGTAATTAGTATGAGTACAAATGAAGGTGACGTTGTATTAGACCCATTTGGAGGCAGCGGAACTACATTTGCTGTTTCTGAATTGTTAGATCGAAAGTGGATTGGCTTTGAATTAGGTAATTGCGAAATTATTAAGGACAGGCTTGAAAAAAAAGAAAAAGATAGGAAGTTATTTGAAAAAGTCTATGAAGAAAAGAACAAGCTGTTCCCTGATAAAGTGAAGGAATTGCGTAAGAAAAATGGATTGTGGATTGATGATGATTTTAGATCTGATAGTGAAACAGAACAAGAAACGAACAAGAAAGCAAATAAAAGAAGTGGTAAGATAAATTATGATCAAATCCAGCTAACCCTAAAATAA
- a CDS encoding DUF4878 domain-containing protein — translation MNLNIMKNMGKKKLILIVLGFAIALSLIVTLSIHSESTKKTPSQVITAFVDAAKHDQIKESKKYVSKDILDAFEHGGFAYYGSYGGFITDYASKTKSVQLLSNTQKIKGQSATIDANVIDNYGEKEKTTFYLIKEDGEWKIAK, via the coding sequence ATGAACCTGAACATAATGAAAAATATGGGGAAAAAGAAATTAATCTTAATTGTATTGGGCTTTGCTATAGCCCTATCCCTCATTGTCACTCTTTCCATTCATTCAGAATCAACTAAGAAAACACCCTCACAAGTCATTACAGCCTTTGTCGACGCAGCAAAACACGATCAGATAAAAGAATCAAAGAAATATGTATCAAAAGATATTTTGGATGCTTTCGAACATGGAGGATTCGCCTATTACGGATCATATGGTGGATTTATTACCGACTATGCGAGTAAAACGAAATCTGTTCAGCTGCTATCCAATACACAAAAGATTAAAGGTCAATCAGCTACCATTGATGCTAATGTCATTGATAATTATGGAGAAAAAGAAAAAACAACTTTTTATTTAATTAAAGAAGATGGAGAATGGAAGATTGCAAAATAA
- a CDS encoding conjugal transfer protein TrbL family protein: MGIFKSPIEYLQDLIHTLVHDFANVAFNWLGIFMLKPTNFEKYHSIGTVYNFVFSLSTSLCIVFVAWSLIRIMLNHAAGVESRSIPEVLAKTIFAFVLSAAAPWLLKEVLLRLNNAIVQYFLDQGLTTTALEKFTDIGGVSITICLMALIIVILFLLLGLQYIQRLGEYIIILVTSPLAAFSLITENFEIWSVWWREAISVIFSQAFQVALLWCILNLLTDTHKLQDYLFAIGLMVVVLKGPRMIRQFLYSTGTGKTAVGLAGGASKMTMYKYAASKMVSK; this comes from the coding sequence ATGGGTATCTTTAAAAGCCCGATTGAGTACTTACAGGATTTAATTCATACACTCGTTCACGATTTTGCGAATGTAGCCTTTAATTGGTTGGGAATCTTCATGTTAAAACCAACGAATTTCGAGAAATACCATTCAATCGGAACGGTTTATAACTTCGTTTTTTCCCTTTCAACATCCTTATGTATCGTGTTTGTTGCCTGGTCACTTATTCGAATTATGTTAAATCATGCTGCAGGAGTTGAATCCAGAAGTATTCCAGAAGTATTGGCAAAGACAATATTCGCCTTTGTGCTCTCAGCAGCCGCACCGTGGCTTTTAAAGGAAGTTTTATTAAGACTTAACAATGCGATTGTTCAATACTTCTTAGATCAAGGATTGACCACTACCGCCCTAGAAAAATTTACGGATATTGGTGGTGTAAGCATCACAATTTGTTTAATGGCTTTAATTATTGTGATCCTATTCCTTTTATTAGGGCTTCAATACATCCAACGCCTGGGGGAATACATTATCATCTTGGTTACTTCCCCTCTTGCAGCCTTTAGTTTAATCACCGAGAACTTTGAAATATGGTCTGTATGGTGGAGAGAAGCCATCAGCGTTATTTTCTCTCAAGCCTTTCAGGTAGCTCTATTATGGTGCATCTTGAACCTTTTAACCGATACCCACAAGTTACAAGATTACTTATTTGCCATTGGGTTAATGGTGGTGGTTCTGAAAGGTCCAAGAATGATTCGTCAATTCCTCTATTCAACTGGAACTGGTAAGACGGCCGTAGGTTTAGCTGGTGGAGCATCTAAAATGACAATGTACAAATATGCCGCATCCAAAATGGTATCTAAATAA
- a CDS encoding VirD4-like conjugal transfer protein, CD1115 family, with amino-acid sequence MEITKEKIKKSAIVGGAVGLFSEYLGSSVLKDFQLFKDYHFQKYWDTLQMNMSHPISSFESALSNDLFHLIQPFIIGGTLFLAGKVLFQKEDKYEDASKYGAYGTSRWANSSEIFNKDNITIQFKQQGTILGQYKKKPIIQHDKSYLNRNMLLVGGSGAGKTQSIIIPNILNNTQKSIVVIDPKGELYEKTSQAKRHQGYEVHLINFKNRDISDRYNLFDYIRRDSDAFKVADTMVNNAGEGTKIKKDFWNMAQTSVLQALILYVKHVLPHEMQHMGSVYALSQIPTDQIRELFEAFEPTHIVRKAYMSAMDKLQEKTEADVFSTLNQTLNPWQYEDVCSFTSGNDFLFEDLGKKKMIVYVIMPIADNEFRPLITTFFSQMFSELYRLADLNYGVLPKKVLLELDEFANVGKIPNFEERLSTTRSLGIEVTIVLQDTSQLEKVYGKELSKEIINNCDIRLLLKANEFETAKYFSQLAGKTTVRVKNRSNSKSTKSSSKNESINYIGRDLITPDEIMRLKKDEELLFLSGQYPMKVNKAWVNTFPYFKKMMMEDVSRDHYSVLDRGEYKEFYYEKSVSVDDFLFEEDLLMEDEPQETIETSEPIEPAENSKEENTESIDDLIGSFKF; translated from the coding sequence ATGGAAATCACTAAAGAAAAGATCAAAAAGTCGGCTATTGTTGGTGGTGCTGTTGGCCTCTTTTCTGAATATCTCGGTTCATCTGTCTTAAAAGATTTTCAACTGTTTAAGGATTACCATTTCCAGAAATATTGGGATACGCTTCAAATGAATATGAGCCACCCTATTTCAAGTTTCGAATCGGCTTTATCGAATGACCTCTTTCACCTTATTCAGCCCTTTATCATAGGTGGAACATTATTCTTAGCTGGGAAGGTACTCTTTCAAAAAGAAGATAAATATGAGGATGCTTCAAAGTATGGGGCTTATGGAACTTCCAGATGGGCAAATTCTTCTGAAATCTTTAATAAAGACAATATAACCATTCAATTCAAGCAACAAGGAACCATTTTAGGACAATACAAAAAAAAGCCCATCATTCAACATGATAAAAGCTATTTGAACAGAAATATGCTTTTAGTCGGTGGTTCTGGGGCAGGTAAAACACAATCGATTATTATTCCAAACATCCTGAATAACACCCAAAAATCAATAGTGGTTATCGATCCTAAGGGAGAATTGTACGAAAAAACATCCCAAGCAAAACGCCATCAAGGATATGAGGTACACCTTATTAATTTTAAAAATCGGGATATATCTGATCGGTACAATCTTTTCGATTATATAAGAAGGGATTCAGATGCCTTTAAGGTAGCTGACACGATGGTAAATAACGCCGGGGAAGGTACTAAGATTAAAAAAGACTTCTGGAACATGGCCCAAACTTCTGTCCTTCAAGCCCTGATTCTATATGTAAAACACGTTTTACCACATGAAATGCAGCATATGGGGAGTGTATATGCTCTGTCACAAATACCAACTGACCAAATAAGGGAACTATTTGAAGCTTTTGAACCGACCCATATTGTCAGAAAGGCTTATATGTCCGCCATGGATAAACTTCAAGAAAAGACCGAAGCCGATGTATTTTCAACTCTGAACCAAACTTTAAATCCGTGGCAATATGAAGATGTTTGTTCCTTCACTTCCGGTAATGACTTTTTATTTGAGGACTTAGGCAAAAAGAAGATGATTGTATATGTGATTATGCCAATAGCAGACAATGAATTTCGCCCACTAATCACCACATTCTTTTCTCAAATGTTTTCAGAACTCTATCGGTTAGCCGATCTAAATTATGGTGTGCTGCCGAAAAAGGTTTTACTGGAACTCGATGAATTCGCAAATGTCGGAAAGATACCGAACTTTGAAGAAAGGCTTTCCACTACTCGAAGTCTGGGAATTGAAGTAACCATTGTTCTTCAAGATACTTCCCAACTTGAAAAGGTATACGGCAAAGAACTATCAAAAGAAATCATTAATAACTGTGATATTCGCCTACTATTGAAAGCTAATGAATTTGAAACGGCTAAATACTTTAGCCAATTAGCCGGGAAAACGACGGTTAGGGTCAAGAATCGTTCGAATTCAAAATCAACAAAATCATCGTCAAAAAATGAATCCATTAATTATATCGGCCGTGATCTAATCACACCCGATGAAATCATGCGATTAAAGAAAGATGAAGAATTATTATTCTTATCAGGTCAATACCCTATGAAAGTAAACAAAGCATGGGTTAATACCTTCCCATACTTCAAGAAAATGATGATGGAAGATGTATCTAGAGACCATTACTCTGTTCTAGACCGGGGCGAATACAAAGAATTTTATTATGAGAAATCGGTTTCGGTGGATGATTTTCTATTCGAGGAAGATTTATTAATGGAAGATGAACCGCAAGAAACCATAGAAACCTCTGAACCAATAGAACCTGCCGAGAATTCAAAAGAAGAAAATACGGAATCAATCGATGATTTAATCGGCTCATTTAAATTTTAA
- a CDS encoding relaxase/mobilization nuclease domain-containing protein — protein sequence MGAYASHRYLTTFDDSAAHVRYIGFREREDKSESLGLFSEHSDNADADEFIESLKAKRLKHPDVPVIHTVLFSMSGDEWQRSGFEPGDYQKMIRHVMKEWEIKMGYRLQWVAAEHRNPDHPHCHVAIRAAYKDRDGVEHRLKISNEDRKFFREQFQKTKEMFRPIDPPPRERNYEYERTPNLNIDTSFVDNLFYKLQREIEQEEFQREFAKKKAKNKERTR from the coding sequence ATGGGTGCTTACGCTTCACATCGTTACCTTACAACCTTTGACGATTCAGCCGCCCATGTTCGGTATATAGGTTTTCGAGAAAGAGAAGATAAATCAGAATCATTGGGTTTGTTCTCTGAACACTCGGATAATGCAGATGCTGATGAATTTATCGAATCACTCAAAGCCAAACGGCTTAAACATCCAGATGTTCCGGTGATCCATACAGTTCTTTTCTCCATGTCAGGTGATGAATGGCAAAGGTCAGGTTTTGAACCTGGCGATTATCAAAAGATGATCCGGCATGTAATGAAAGAATGGGAAATCAAAATGGGGTATCGCCTTCAATGGGTAGCAGCCGAACATAGGAATCCAGATCACCCCCATTGTCATGTTGCCATTCGTGCAGCTTATAAAGATAGGGATGGTGTAGAACATAGGCTCAAAATTTCAAATGAAGATAGGAAGTTTTTTCGTGAACAATTCCAAAAAACAAAAGAAATGTTCCGCCCTATTGATCCACCCCCGAGGGAACGAAATTATGAATATGAAAGGACACCAAATTTGAATATTGATACATCATTTGTAGATAACCTTTTCTATAAACTACAACGTGAAATTGAACAAGAAGAATTCCAAAGGGAATTCGCCAAAAAGAAAGCAAAGAACAAAGAGAGGACACGATAA
- a CDS encoding TrbC/VirB2 family protein, producing the protein MKKNELVKKGEVKVNFGNKLIETFKKKAPKAYAIGSAAFLALTPTAAFAAAPSTYVNKISDSLFGEILKVAPKIALVVVGFEFLMYLISGDEHKKSKHRTGAFVAIGACLILLVLKPLMNWIGGLV; encoded by the coding sequence ATGAAAAAGAATGAATTGGTAAAAAAAGGAGAAGTTAAAGTAAATTTTGGAAACAAATTGATAGAAACATTTAAAAAGAAAGCACCAAAAGCATATGCAATAGGTTCAGCAGCGTTCTTAGCACTAACACCAACGGCAGCATTTGCAGCAGCACCTTCAACTTATGTAAATAAAATTTCAGATAGTTTATTTGGTGAAATTTTGAAAGTTGCTCCAAAAATCGCTTTAGTGGTTGTCGGATTCGAGTTTCTTATGTATCTGATTTCAGGGGATGAACATAAAAAGTCAAAACATAGAACAGGGGCATTTGTCGCCATTGGAGCCTGTTTGATCCTATTGGTTTTAAAACCATTAATGAACTGGATCGGCGGCCTAGTTTAA